A genomic segment from Gossypium hirsutum isolate 1008001.06 chromosome D04, Gossypium_hirsutum_v2.1, whole genome shotgun sequence encodes:
- the LOC107899593 gene encoding protein SIEL yields MGMVAELERRQSAMELHIINSIQQSLDNNQPLSFQALASLRSLIINPATPDSTLSSVLDALSRSLQLNRDPVFLHHALKLLSDLASHRPHLSPFALDLLRSDSLFSSASPRLVGESLSVLLSLASIGNDIDAARFVSLCLGPSVSVRQCLLRNAEKLVFRESVLLAVFLGFTRDPYPYVRKEALDGLVKLCKNGDFDDRDVIEGCYCRAVELLRDAENYVRSAAVRAVCEWGRLLVICSEDMNKQDSSDAVFIQLGCMVRDMSVDVRLEAFEALGKIGLVSEDILLQTLSKKVLGINKDKAFKPVEGLDISASAVAGAYIHGLEDEFSEVRMSACYSLRTLTVFSLRFACEALNLMMDMLNDDSTVVRLQALDTIHHMATSNHLKVEKIHIHRFLSALVDSSSVIRSMTRKILKLAKLPQFKLFKLCIDGLLGNLEIYPQDEADVFSALFHIGRNHGKFTVHIIEEVSPEMEPASGGKLSFDSTRVAAFLVLAISAPLSHEKDVSAIPPRIFSYAVTWLGRISYGLSDLMNQEKLLAYLSECSRSSTISLADFKINEALLTVESDAPIPLCSKVDSPVSMPFWKDSGGTSDYHHQEFLSLGKSAAHAEYELGEHSELRKYVNLIFKKVKDFWSLVELGCTTEAFKGIRACKEEVASFTADSPGSSGAVAFTLQYLQVIGMLAKVWGHLRPTKMLNPYGVGKLELLFAKLDRRLREISNRFIGLSKGEELQILDLVLVACLLRLSKMEICCCNAAMKLLLSTVAHVEYLHKEGSIELSNFVTEVKKSLHDADSSSSSSTCKPLLFKKLLDSFSLQQFVLYGTPRYIHAELAVPSNDSENPLPFIPGIPASIPLAITLHNVLTESRLWVRISMNEESTQFVFLDLNLIRNEKRSINVVREFTFVAPFYRTPKAISFTVRASLGLECFRENIDRVKVFGGPKCELTYLCPEKEIFLCKSTEC; encoded by the exons ATGGGCATGGTTGCAGAGCTCGAGCGCAGGCAGTCGGCAATGGAGCTGCACATTATAAACTCAATCCAACAATCCCTCGACAATAACCAACCCCTCTCTTTCCAAGCTCTAGCTTCCCTCAGATCCCTCATTATCAACCCTGCCACCCCCGATTCCACACTCTCCTCAGTCCTCGACGCCCTAAGTCGCTCTCTCCAACTCAATCGCGACCCCGTCTTCCTACATCACGCTCTTAAGCTCCTCAGCGACCTCGCCTCTCACCGCCCCCACCTATCCCCTTTCGCACTCGACTTGCTTCGTTCCGACTCACTCTTCTCCTCCGCTTCGCCTCGTCTTGTTGGTGAGTCACTCTCTGTACTTCTTTCTCTCGCTTCCATCGGAAACGACATCGACGCCGCTCGTTTCGTCTCTCTCTGCCTTGGCCCTTCGGTTTCTGTGCGACAATGCTTATTGAGAAATGCTGAGAAGCTTGTCTTTAGGGAATCGGTGTTGTTAGCCGTTTTTTTAGGGTTTACAAGGGATCCGTATCCGTATGTGAGGAAAGAAGCTTTGGATGGATTGGTGAAACTGTGTAAGAATGGTGATTTTGATGATCGTGATGTTATCGAGGGATGCTACTGCCGTGCTGTTGAGTTGCTCCGTGACGCAGAGAATTATGTTAGATCTGCAGCAGTTCGCGCC GTATGTGAATGGGGTAGATTGCTTGTTATATGCAGTGAAGACATGAACAAGCAAGACTCATCAGATGCAGTGTTTATCCag CTTGGCTGTATGGTAAGAGATATGAGTGTAGATGTAAGGCTTGAAGCCTTTGAAGCTCTAGGGAAGATAGGACTTGTATCTGAAGATATCTTACTACAAACCTTGTCTAAGAAAGTCCTAGGAATCAACAAAGATAAAGCTTTCAAACCAGTAGAAGGGCTTGACATTTCAGCTTCTGCTGTTGCTGGAGCTTATATACATGGACTTGAGGATGAGTTCTCTGAG GTACGAATGTCTGCCTGTTACTCTTTGCGAACGCTTACTGTCTTCTCTTTGCGATTTGCTTGTGAAGCCTTAAACCTGATGATGGACATGCTGAATGATGATTCAACGGTTGTCAGGCTGCAAGCTCTTGATACAATACATCACATGGCAACCAGCAATCATCTAAAAGTTGAAAAAATACACATTCACAGG TTTCTGAGCGCACTTGTTGACAGCAGTTCTGTCATAAGATCCATGACAAGGAAAATACTCAAATTAGCCAAGTTGCCACAATTCAAGTTGTTTAAATTGTGTATTGATGGCCTTCTTGGAAATTTGGAGATATATCCACAG GATGAAGCTGATGTGTTTTCTGCTCTGTTTCATATTGGGCGAAATCATGGGAAGTTCACAGTTCACATTATTGAGGAAGTTTCTCCAGAG ATGGAGCCAGCTTCTGGAGGCAAATTGAGCTTTGATAGTACAAGGGTAGCGGCATTTCTTGTGCTAGCCATCTCAGCTCCACTGTCACATGAAAAGGATGTTAGTGCTATTCCACCTAGAATATTTTCTTATGCAGTTACATGGCTTGGGAGAATCTCTTATGGTTTAAGTGATCTTATGAACCAAGAAAAGCTTTTGGCTTATTTATCCGAGTGCAGTAGATCCTCAACAATTTCTCTTGCTGACTTCAAAATAAATGAGGCATTGCTGACAGTAGAAAGTGATGCCCCAATTCCTCTCTGTTCTAAGGTTGATAGTCCTGTCAGCATGCCCTTCTGGAAAGATAGTGGGGGGACCTCTGATTATCATCATCAGGAATTTTTGAGTTTAGGAAAGTCAGCTGCTCACGCAGAATATGAGTTGGGGGAGCATTCTGAATTAAGAAAGTATGTGAACCTTATCTTTAAAAAGGTCAAggacttttggtcattggtcgaGTTAGGCTGCACTACTGAAGCATTCAAGGGTATAAG GGCCTGTAAGGAAGAAGTGGCATCATTTACCGCAGATTCCCCAGGATCTTCCGGTGCTGTAGCATTTACTCTGCAGTATCTCCAAGTTATAGGAATGCTTGCTAAAGTTTGGGGACACCTTAGGCCAACAAAAATGCTTAATCCTTATGGAGTGGGAAAATTAGAGCTTCTATTTGCAAAATTGGACAGGAGGCTCAGGGAAATCAGTAATAGGTTCATTGGTTTGTCCAAAGGAGAAGAGTTGCAAATATTGGACCTGGTACTTGTGGCTTGTCTTTTGAGATTGTCCAAAATGGAGATTTGCTGTTGCAATGCGGCAATGAAATTATTGTTGTCTACAGTTGCCCATGTAGAATATCTCCACAAGGAGGGATCTATTGAACTGTCTAATTTTGTAACTGAAGTTAAGAAATCATTGCATGATGCTGACTCTTCAAGCAGCAGTAGTACCTGCAAGCCACTTCTCTTCAAGAAGTTACTTGACTCCTTTTCCCTTCAGCAGTTTGTGTTATATGGAACTCCCAGGTACATACATGCAGAACTGGCAGTCCCGAGTAATGATTCTGAAAACCCTCTTCCTTTTATTCCGGGAATCCCTGCATCTATACCACTTGCAATCACTTTGCACAACGTTTTGACTGAAAGTAGGTTGTGGGTGAGGATAAGTATGAATGAGGAGTCAACTCAGTTTGTATTTTTAGATTTGAACCTAATCAGAAATGAAAAGAGAAGCATTAATGTGGTGAGGGAATTCACATTTGTGGCTCCCTTCTACCGAACCCCAAAAGCTATTTCATTTACGGTGAGGGCTTCTTTAGGTTTAGAATGCTTTAGGGAGAATATTGATCGAGTCAAAGTCTTTGGGGGTCCAAAATGTGAACTAACATATCTTTGCCCAGAGAAAGAGATTTTTCTATGTAAGAGCACTGAATGTTAA